In bacterium, the genomic window GGGTTACATTTTAAAAGGCAGGTTGAATTACCTGTAAGATACAAAGGAGTTAGATTAGATTGTGGCTATCGGTTAGATCTTCTTGTTGAGGAAGAAGTTGTGGTAGAATTAAAAACTGTGGAGCAATTACTTCCAATTCATGAAGCACAGCTTTTAACCTACTTAAAAATGATAAATAAAAGGGTAGGTTTGTTGATCAATTTTAATGTTCCTGTCCTCAAGGATGGGATTAAGCGTATCGTCCATAAATTTTAATTTTCTTCTCTGCGTCTCTGCGGTGAACGGTTACTATTAGAGTTGATTGAGGCAGGATTATATTTACATCCTGAGGAATTCAAGGAGGAGGTGAAATTAATGCCACAGACATTAGCGGATAGACCAGATATAATGAGAGAGCTTGTTGATATAGTAGGGATTGACAAATTTGTGCAAGGGATTGGAGAGGAGAAGGTAATTCGTAGCATTGGTGAAAAAGAGGTAATTCGTAGCATTGGTGAAAAAGAGGTAATTCGTAGCATTGGGGAAGAGAAAATACAAAGAGATCTTATAAAACTTCTTGGCAAAGAGAAGATAAAAAAGATGTTGAAGGAAAATTAAGAAAATTAGTAAGCGTTCAATCATCAGATATCAGCAATCAGTTAACAGCCAGGGAATGGAGTGACACCACTTGTGGTGTTAGCGCTGTCACTTTGATATCAATTTTGCGTAAAGGGTGTCTATGTGTTTGGTAGTCTATGTAACCCAGACACTTAGACACCCAGATACCAGACTACCTGAACGGTTACCGATATTCAATATTATTCCTGTTACCTGAACGATTACAATTTTTCGGGTAATATCAGCCCAAAATGACTGACCCATTACTTGAAGGTATTCTCTTTCTCCCTCACTACTTCTACTGTCCCTGTAACTTCATCTACTACTAT contains:
- a CDS encoding GxxExxY protein; the protein is MEINQITEKIIGAAIEIHKTLGAGLLESAYEECLCYELSILGLHFKRQVELPVRYKGVRLDCGYRLDLLVEEEVVVELKTVEQLLPIHEAQLLTYLKMINKRVGLLINFNVPVLKDGIKRIVHKF